A region of Lacinutrix sp. Hel_I_90 DNA encodes the following proteins:
- a CDS encoding T9SS type A sorting domain-containing protein has protein sequence MKKLVFLVFFLSLSFVQAQYNQNAPWMENINIEARKNTNKPVTFQEVVDAFNAYWVNKDETVRGSGYKPFKRWETYWSNFVKKDGTLPSNLELWNTYLSTKKNSANKSRMADLSDWQAIGPFSHSNTGSWSSGQGRVNVVVKDAVLTNTYYAGAPAGGFWRSTDGGATWETTTDDLPQIGVSGIAVDYGNPGTVYIATGDDDGGDSYSVGVMKSVDGGLTWNTTGLNAGNSPYYMNDIYINPNDSNMLWVATNNGIYKSINAGATWSNSNGTQGENMRDIKIKPGDSNTIYAVSSNRFWKSTDAGESYTEYNTTASGLPLSSISRYVIDVTPINPEVVYVLASDSGRDFKGVYKSVNSGSTFVTVADFTTAGDIFESGQSNYDMAFAVSDTNENEIYTGVLNVWKGIVSTTSNQASFTKINNWSSPSSSTYTHADIHFLRFFNGELLVGSDGGFYKSDNAAVSFSDLTAGMQISQFYRIAVSKQTSDKMVGGLQDNGGHAYNNSIWQNYYGADGMDTAIDPTDSNKYYGFTQFGGGLYISNTSGGSSNGSVGAPTAEKDAANNDSGGNWITPLLMNKDGDLYAGYSSLYKLENSAWTPVSQNFGANFNIDVLEIDDINPDNIFIALNGSLRKSTDRGVTFSVTETFSRDITSIEVNTQDSNIVYVTTSGTNGQVYQSNDGGLNFTNISAGLPSVTKNSIKHQNLHSKNPLYLGTSLGVYRYDDDTLQWEQFNIGLPNVSVRDLEINVYDNKITAATYGRGIWQSLIQTQLAPTDVKLVSVSGISDAIECNAMVTPEIEILNNGVSTLTSVDFTYTIDGVDSVYNWTGSLASETSTTVSLPQFSLSKGVHTFKTVVNTANDAYATNNDSGEKVILANAPGAAQVVNTFQTVSEELLVFDEGASTQYWVRGIPTGIVLNDASNPSNQVYGTNLGGQYSNNTKSYLVSDCYDLTTVSNPEIQFDMAFQLELDWDLVYMEYSTNQGVSWQVLGAATDPNWYNSDTVPGANCLNCPGAQWTGQVTTLTQYSYNLAAFAAETSMMFRFVFHSDQAETKEGVIVDNLVIAGNSLSIDEFETSNFSVFPNPSEGLFNIKTKTAEAFDIAIYDVSGKLILKRNKVTSNNQHYQLDMSGYSAGMYFLNMSNGTSEITKKLILN, from the coding sequence ATGAAGAAATTAGTATTCTTAGTATTCTTTTTATCATTGAGTTTCGTTCAAGCGCAATACAATCAAAATGCCCCTTGGATGGAAAATATTAATATAGAAGCTAGAAAAAACACAAACAAGCCAGTTACATTTCAAGAAGTCGTTGATGCTTTTAACGCTTATTGGGTAAACAAAGACGAAACCGTAAGAGGTAGTGGTTATAAACCGTTTAAACGTTGGGAGACGTATTGGTCTAACTTTGTTAAAAAGGACGGTACCTTACCTTCAAATCTAGAATTATGGAATACGTACTTAAGTACTAAAAAGAATTCAGCGAATAAAAGTCGCATGGCAGATTTGAGTGACTGGCAGGCCATTGGGCCTTTCTCGCATTCAAATACAGGATCATGGTCTTCTGGACAAGGGCGTGTAAATGTAGTTGTTAAAGATGCTGTGCTTACCAATACCTATTATGCTGGAGCACCTGCAGGCGGTTTTTGGCGCTCAACAGATGGGGGTGCAACCTGGGAAACAACTACAGATGATTTACCTCAAATAGGGGTGTCCGGAATTGCAGTAGATTATGGGAATCCAGGAACTGTTTATATTGCTACAGGTGATGATGATGGTGGTGATTCTTATAGTGTAGGGGTCATGAAATCTGTAGATGGTGGTTTAACGTGGAATACTACTGGATTAAATGCGGGCAACTCGCCTTATTATATGAATGATATTTATATCAACCCAAACGATTCTAATATGCTTTGGGTAGCTACAAATAATGGGATATATAAATCAATTAACGCTGGAGCGACCTGGAGCAATAGTAATGGGACTCAAGGTGAAAACATGCGTGATATAAAAATTAAGCCTGGAGATTCTAATACCATTTATGCGGTAAGTAGCAATCGTTTTTGGAAATCTACAGATGCTGGAGAGAGTTATACCGAATATAATACTACAGCTTCTGGCTTGCCATTATCAAGTATTTCGAGGTATGTAATAGATGTAACACCAATAAACCCAGAAGTGGTTTATGTATTGGCTTCTGATAGCGGTAGAGATTTTAAAGGCGTTTATAAATCTGTAAATTCTGGTAGTACATTTGTAACAGTTGCTGATTTTACAACGGCTGGAGATATTTTTGAGTCAGGACAAAGTAACTATGACATGGCGTTTGCTGTTTCTGATACTAATGAAAACGAAATTTACACCGGTGTACTAAATGTTTGGAAAGGGATTGTAAGCACAACAAGTAATCAAGCGAGTTTTACTAAAATTAATAACTGGAGTTCCCCATCTAGCTCAACTTACACACATGCCGATATTCACTTTTTGCGCTTTTTTAATGGCGAGTTGTTAGTAGGTTCAGATGGTGGTTTTTACAAGTCGGATAACGCGGCAGTAAGTTTTTCAGATTTAACAGCGGGAATGCAAATTAGTCAGTTTTATCGTATTGCGGTTTCAAAGCAAACTTCAGATAAAATGGTTGGTGGTTTACAGGATAATGGAGGTCACGCCTATAATAATAGTATTTGGCAAAATTATTATGGCGCAGATGGTATGGATACTGCAATAGACCCTACTGATTCAAATAAATATTATGGGTTTACGCAATTTGGAGGCGGTTTATATATCTCCAATACATCTGGAGGAAGTTCTAATGGAAGCGTAGGAGCACCAACTGCTGAAAAAGATGCAGCAAATAATGATAGTGGTGGAAATTGGATTACACCTTTGCTGATGAATAAGGATGGCGATTTATACGCTGGTTATTCGAGCTTATATAAATTAGAAAACAGTGCTTGGACACCGGTGTCTCAAAATTTTGGAGCTAATTTTAATATTGATGTTTTAGAAATAGACGACATCAATCCTGACAACATTTTTATCGCCCTAAATGGGAGTCTAAGAAAAAGCACAGATAGAGGGGTTACCTTTTCTGTGACGGAAACCTTTTCTAGAGACATTACTTCTATTGAGGTGAATACCCAAGATAGTAACATCGTTTATGTCACTACTTCTGGAACTAATGGCCAAGTCTATCAATCTAACGATGGCGGTCTTAATTTTACTAATATTTCTGCTGGCTTACCATCAGTTACTAAAAACAGCATTAAACACCAGAATTTACATTCTAAGAACCCATTATATTTAGGTACGAGCTTAGGCGTGTATCGCTATGATGATGACACCTTACAATGGGAGCAATTTAATATTGGATTACCGAACGTATCGGTTAGAGACTTGGAAATTAATGTTTACGATAATAAAATTACAGCAGCGACTTATGGAAGAGGCATTTGGCAATCGCTGATTCAAACTCAATTAGCGCCAACAGACGTGAAATTGGTTTCAGTTTCAGGGATTAGTGATGCAATCGAATGTAATGCTATGGTGACTCCAGAAATTGAAATTCTAAATAACGGTGTTTCAACACTTACTAGTGTAGATTTTACTTATACTATTGACGGCGTAGATTCTGTTTATAATTGGACAGGTAGTTTAGCTTCAGAAACTTCAACGACTGTATCCTTGCCACAATTTTCTTTATCTAAAGGGGTGCATACGTTTAAAACGGTCGTAAACACGGCTAATGATGCTTATGCAACAAATAATGATTCAGGAGAGAAAGTAATTCTTGCCAATGCTCCGGGTGCGGCACAAGTTGTAAATACTTTTCAAACTGTTAGCGAAGAACTTTTAGTTTTCGATGAAGGCGCATCAACGCAGTACTGGGTGCGCGGCATTCCAACAGGAATTGTATTAAATGATGCTTCAAATCCGTCAAATCAAGTATATGGTACAAATTTAGGAGGTCAATATAGCAATAATACCAAAAGCTATTTAGTGAGCGATTGCTATGATTTAACGACCGTTTCAAATCCAGAAATACAATTTGATATGGCATTTCAGTTAGAACTAGATTGGGATTTAGTTTACATGGAATATTCAACAAATCAAGGCGTGAGCTGGCAAGTTTTAGGTGCAGCAACAGATCCTAACTGGTACAATAGTGATACTGTTCCAGGGGCAAATTGTTTAAATTGTCCGGGAGCACAATGGACAGGTCAAGTTACCACCTTAACTCAATATAGTTATAATTTAGCTGCCTTTGCTGCAGAGACCAGTATGATGTTTCGATTTGTCTTCCATTCAGATCAAGCAGAGACTAAAGAAGGTGTCATTGTAGATAACTTAGTAATTGCTGGTAATTCTTTGAGTATTGATGAGTTTGAAACGAGTAACTTCTCAGTATTCCCTAATCCATCTGAAGGCCTTTTCAATATCAAAACAAAAACCGCTGAAGCTTTTGATATAGCAATTTATGACGTTTCGGGGAAATTAATTCTTAAACGTAATAAGGTCACTTCAAATAACCAACACTATCAATTGGATATGTCTGGTTATTCTGCAGGAATGTATTTTCTGAACATGTCAAATGGAACTAGTGAAATTACAAAGAAATTAATACTAAATTAA
- a CDS encoding M13 family metallopeptidase, with the protein MKTNFSKWSFLGALAFVSIIACKEEEEKKEMVMLEEVPGINVGFMNPEIKPNEDFFNYVNGKWLETNEIPDDQTSWGSFAELREKTDNDALAILKAAMNTDKDMETITVIPGSDQEKAVHYYQTIMDTVGRDEQGIKPLKPYLTKINAIENSDDLQAYMIEMEPKGGGGLYGFGVGADPKDSNRNVAYVGGGSLGLPDRDYYVKDDADSKEKREKYVKHITRMLQYLGESETEAAEEAEQILAFETRLAEAKMDKVERRNPDNRYNPRSIGDLQKMVPAVDWKNFFNGIGAKELDTVIVGDLGYFKRLQDVLAENNVDNWKAYLRWNAFNNTAALLTTELDNANWDFYSKELNGAKKQRARDERALGSLNGTIGEALGKLYVDRKFPPEAKVKAEKMIKNVILAFEARINKLDWMSEETKMKAIEKLKATTIKIAYPDQWKDYSDLEIKSVEAGGSYLQNTLNAQAWNFKKDIDKLGKPVDKSEWYMAPQVVNAYFNPAFNEIVFPAAILQPPFYNYTADDAVNYGGIGAVIGHEISHSFDDSGAKYDKDGNLNNWWTDEDKKQFENLGTALADQYSAIEVLPEVNINGKFTLGENIGDLGGVLAAYDALQMSFEENGRPEPIDGFTPEQRFFMSWATVWRIKMRDDALKTRIKTDPHSPGMNRAVQPLLNVDAFYEAFDIKEGDNMYIAPEDRVRIW; encoded by the coding sequence ATGAAAACAAATTTTAGTAAATGGTCTTTTTTGGGCGCTTTAGCATTCGTTAGTATAATCGCTTGCAAAGAAGAAGAAGAAAAAAAAGAGATGGTAATGTTAGAAGAAGTTCCGGGGATTAATGTGGGTTTTATGAATCCAGAGATAAAGCCTAATGAAGACTTTTTTAACTATGTTAACGGAAAATGGCTTGAGACCAACGAAATTCCAGACGATCAAACCAGTTGGGGAAGTTTCGCAGAGTTAAGAGAGAAGACCGATAACGATGCTTTAGCAATTTTAAAAGCGGCCATGAATACAGATAAAGATATGGAAACGATTACCGTTATTCCAGGGTCAGATCAGGAAAAGGCGGTGCACTACTATCAAACGATAATGGATACAGTAGGTCGCGATGAACAAGGAATCAAGCCTTTAAAGCCCTACTTAACTAAAATTAATGCGATAGAGAACAGTGATGATTTACAAGCGTATATGATTGAGATGGAGCCTAAAGGTGGCGGCGGACTCTATGGTTTTGGTGTTGGAGCAGACCCAAAAGACAGCAATCGAAATGTTGCTTATGTTGGTGGCGGTAGTTTAGGTTTACCAGATCGTGATTATTACGTAAAAGATGATGCAGATTCAAAAGAAAAAAGAGAAAAATATGTAAAGCACATCACTAGAATGTTACAGTATTTAGGAGAAAGTGAAACTGAAGCGGCAGAAGAAGCCGAACAAATTTTAGCCTTCGAAACGCGGTTAGCAGAAGCAAAAATGGATAAGGTAGAGCGTCGTAATCCAGACAATCGCTATAATCCAAGATCTATTGGCGATTTACAAAAAATGGTGCCAGCAGTAGATTGGAAAAATTTCTTTAACGGCATAGGCGCTAAAGAATTAGATACAGTAATTGTGGGAGATTTAGGTTACTTTAAGAGGTTACAAGATGTGTTAGCAGAAAACAATGTTGACAACTGGAAAGCATATTTACGTTGGAATGCTTTTAATAATACTGCAGCACTATTAACTACAGAATTGGACAATGCAAACTGGGATTTCTACAGTAAGGAATTAAACGGTGCTAAAAAGCAACGTGCAAGAGACGAACGTGCTCTAGGGAGTTTAAATGGTACTATTGGTGAAGCTCTAGGAAAATTATATGTTGACCGAAAATTCCCGCCGGAAGCAAAAGTTAAGGCTGAAAAAATGATTAAGAATGTTATTTTAGCATTCGAAGCAAGGATCAATAAGCTGGATTGGATGAGTGAAGAAACTAAAATGAAAGCCATCGAAAAACTAAAAGCAACAACAATAAAAATTGCTTATCCAGACCAATGGAAGGATTATTCAGATTTGGAAATTAAGAGTGTAGAAGCTGGTGGATCATACCTTCAAAACACATTAAATGCACAAGCTTGGAATTTTAAAAAAGATATAGATAAATTAGGGAAACCAGTAGATAAAAGCGAATGGTATATGGCACCACAAGTAGTGAATGCCTATTTTAATCCTGCGTTTAACGAAATTGTATTTCCTGCAGCTATTTTACAGCCTCCTTTTTATAATTATACTGCAGATGATGCTGTAAATTATGGCGGTATTGGTGCGGTAATAGGTCACGAAATTTCTCATAGTTTTGATGATTCTGGAGCGAAGTACGATAAGGATGGAAACCTTAATAATTGGTGGACAGATGAAGATAAAAAACAATTTGAAAACTTAGGTACTGCATTGGCAGACCAATATTCTGCAATAGAAGTTTTACCGGAAGTTAATATTAATGGTAAATTTACTTTAGGGGAAAATATTGGTGATTTAGGAGGCGTTTTAGCAGCTTACGATGCTTTACAAATGAGTTTTGAAGAAAACGGAAGACCAGAACCAATTGATGGTTTTACACCTGAGCAACGCTTCTTTATGAGTTGGGCTACAGTTTGGAGAATAAAAATGCGTGATGACGCTTTAAAAACAAGAATTAAAACAGATCCACATTCTCCAGGAATGAATAGAGCGGTGCAGCCACTTTTAAATGTTGATGCTTTTTATGAAGCATTCGATATTAAAGAAGGGGATAACATGTATATTGCTCCAGAGGACCGTGTAAGAATCTGGTAA
- a CDS encoding CBS domain-containing protein → MGIKSFQGARKVTQQQNNTAQPNFKVSDFMTRDLITFKANQSVEDVIDILIKQRISGGPVVNDNDELIGIISEGDCIKQISDSRYYNMPMDNNTIESHMVTNVETIDGNLNVFDAAKQFLESKRRRFPIVEDGKLVGQISQKDILKAAMQLKQQNWK, encoded by the coding sequence ATGGGCATAAAAAGTTTTCAAGGTGCACGAAAGGTGACACAACAGCAAAATAACACGGCGCAGCCAAACTTTAAAGTGAGTGATTTTATGACAAGAGACTTAATCACTTTTAAGGCAAATCAATCGGTGGAAGATGTTATAGACATACTAATTAAACAGCGTATTTCTGGTGGCCCGGTAGTGAATGACAACGATGAATTGATTGGGATTATTTCTGAAGGGGATTGCATCAAACAAATTAGTGATAGTCGTTATTACAATATGCCAATGGATAATAATACGATCGAAAGCCATATGGTTACCAATGTAGAAACTATTGACGGTAACCTTAATGTGTTTGACGCTGCTAAACAGTTTTTAGAATCTAAACGTAGACGCTTTCCAATTGTTGAAGATGGCAAACTCGTCGGGCAAATTAGTCAAAAAGACATCCTCAAAGCGGCGATGCAATTAAAGCAACAAAACTGGAAGTAA
- a CDS encoding DUF6265 family protein, translating into MKQILIILSVLFFFSCKAQNNTLQFPENGTAPKATLNQVAWISGHWKGEAFGGITEEIWSPPLGKSMFFSFKLVAEGEVVFYEFGGIRELDETLILQLKHFGKDFKGWEEKDETIAAKLVKIEGNRAYFDQFTFENVSATELNIYVVISEEGETKEVKFNYIKQECSSL; encoded by the coding sequence ATGAAACAAATACTAATCATTCTAAGTGTTCTCTTTTTCTTTAGCTGTAAAGCACAAAACAACACCCTTCAATTTCCAGAAAACGGAACAGCTCCAAAAGCGACACTAAATCAAGTAGCATGGATTTCTGGTCATTGGAAGGGCGAAGCTTTTGGTGGTATTACTGAAGAAATATGGAGTCCGCCATTAGGAAAATCAATGTTCTTTTCTTTTAAATTAGTAGCCGAAGGTGAAGTCGTTTTTTACGAATTTGGTGGTATTAGGGAACTTGACGAGACACTCATTCTTCAACTCAAACATTTTGGAAAAGACTTTAAAGGTTGGGAAGAAAAAGACGAAACAATAGCTGCAAAATTGGTGAAAATTGAAGGAAATCGTGCCTATTTTGATCAATTTACTTTTGAAAACGTCAGTGCTACCGAACTAAACATTTATGTTGTAATTTCAGAAGAAGGAGAAACTAAAGAAGTGAAATTTAATTACATCAAGCAAGAATGCTCTTCTCTATAA
- a CDS encoding response regulator, whose protein sequence is MTTINVLIIDDHPIIADAYKSALMKISRDDDQYEFSIFEANTIDKALLELSKKITFDLIFLDIKLPKSKDNKFLSGEDLGLEIRRVSPKSKIIVATTYNDNYRLNNILKSVNPDGFIIKNDITPNELVSAIEIVLDKPPYYSKTVLQLLRKQFANNFNLDKIDRQILFELSKGTKMVDLPNKIPMSIGGIERRKRQLKEVFGIIKEEDKVLVQMAKEKGFV, encoded by the coding sequence ATGACAACCATTAATGTTCTTATAATAGATGATCACCCAATAATTGCAGATGCCTATAAGAGTGCTCTTATGAAAATAAGCCGTGATGACGACCAATATGAATTTTCAATTTTTGAAGCAAATACAATAGACAAAGCGTTACTTGAACTATCAAAAAAAATTACTTTTGACCTTATTTTTTTAGACATCAAGCTTCCTAAGTCTAAAGACAATAAATTTTTATCTGGTGAAGATTTGGGTTTAGAAATAAGACGTGTTTCTCCAAAATCGAAAATTATTGTGGCCACCACCTACAACGATAATTACAGGTTAAACAACATACTTAAAAGTGTTAATCCAGATGGCTTTATCATTAAAAATGACATTACTCCTAATGAGTTAGTCAGTGCCATTGAAATCGTATTAGATAAACCGCCTTATTATAGTAAAACTGTTTTACAATTGTTGCGTAAACAGTTTGCAAACAATTTCAATTTAGATAAAATAGACCGACAAATTCTTTTCGAATTATCTAAAGGAACGAAAATGGTAGACCTCCCAAATAAAATACCAATGTCTATTGGCGGTATTGAAAGAAGAAAACGACAATTAAAGGAAGTCTTTGGTATCATTAAGGAAGAAGATAAAGTCCTCGTCCAAATGGCTAAAGAAAAAGGCTTCGTGTAA
- a CDS encoding tetratricopeptide repeat-containing sensor histidine kinase produces MNIKSIAPIFFYALLLIVFNVCFSCHNENEGAQKKSNTILLKEAYDSFKTNDSLSFKRANEKAYLSSLKLKDTSGIAETDWNYAYYYTEQEIYDSAYYYYYKSYKGYESINDNYHAGKMLYNMAFIQSRFNDYSNSEENLFQAIAKLKPLEKNTSLYRCYNLLGTIYKNLGDYDNAINFYNISLEYLKKADDKKTFKSGTLNDLALTYQQQNKYTEAIASLELALKTDSLYFKNKKLYAMILDNLGHTKLINNDTANVKPALVEALKIRAAIEDNSGTIVNKLHLADYYIKIKDTKTAVNYAKEANVLATSINNNRDILSSLLLLSKIDKSNTNAHLNKYLALNNDLEINERQIKNKFARIRFETDKYIDETKRLTFKNTILLISAFAIIAILSLLYFLKLQRSKNKRLFLETQQQQANEEIYKLMLNQQTKLEEGRLKERNRISEELHDGVLGKIFGTRMGLGFLDIQGDAEAKKKQQNYIDELQDIEKEIRTISHDLKNELLLSKQDYTQLLKTLIETQSHIGKFSYSLENNASTYLNEATDGIKINFYRIVQEALLNITKHANAQSVKISFNFQNGNISCIIHDDGIGFKSEKATKGIGLSNIASRVETLHGKYSIKSNRDIGTKLTILIPFKTKTDDNH; encoded by the coding sequence TTGAACATAAAATCAATAGCACCCATTTTTTTTTACGCATTACTACTTATTGTTTTTAATGTGTGTTTTAGTTGCCATAATGAAAATGAAGGCGCTCAAAAAAAATCAAATACTATTTTATTAAAAGAAGCCTATGACAGCTTTAAAACAAATGATTCCTTATCTTTTAAAAGAGCTAATGAAAAAGCTTATCTCTCTTCTTTAAAATTAAAAGACACCTCTGGCATTGCAGAAACCGATTGGAATTATGCTTATTACTATACAGAACAAGAAATTTATGACTCTGCCTATTATTACTATTATAAGTCCTACAAGGGATACGAATCTATAAACGACAATTATCATGCGGGTAAAATGCTATACAACATGGCTTTTATACAAAGTAGATTTAATGATTATTCTAATAGTGAAGAAAACTTATTTCAAGCCATCGCTAAATTAAAACCTCTAGAAAAAAACACCTCGCTTTACCGGTGCTATAATCTTCTTGGGACCATCTATAAAAATTTAGGAGATTATGACAATGCTATTAACTTTTATAACATCTCGCTAGAGTATTTGAAAAAAGCAGACGACAAAAAAACCTTTAAGTCTGGCACATTAAATGACTTGGCACTAACCTATCAACAGCAAAATAAATACACTGAAGCTATAGCTTCATTAGAATTAGCGTTAAAAACAGATAGCCTTTATTTCAAAAACAAAAAGCTATATGCCATGATATTAGACAATTTAGGGCATACTAAGCTAATAAATAACGACACTGCAAATGTAAAACCTGCCCTTGTTGAAGCTTTGAAGATAAGAGCAGCCATTGAAGATAACTCTGGAACAATAGTAAACAAACTGCATCTAGCAGATTATTATATAAAGATAAAGGATACAAAAACTGCTGTAAATTATGCCAAAGAAGCAAATGTTTTAGCGACGAGTATTAATAATAACAGAGACATCTTATCATCTTTACTGCTGCTGTCTAAAATAGATAAGAGTAATACAAATGCACACCTCAATAAATATCTCGCTCTCAACAATGATTTAGAAATCAATGAGCGTCAAATAAAAAATAAATTTGCCCGTATTCGTTTTGAAACAGACAAATATATTGATGAAACAAAACGCTTAACATTTAAAAACACAATACTCCTAATTTCGGCGTTCGCCATTATAGCGATACTATCGCTTCTTTATTTCCTCAAATTACAACGCTCAAAAAACAAGCGATTATTTCTTGAAACCCAGCAGCAACAAGCTAATGAAGAAATATATAAATTAATGCTTAACCAGCAAACCAAACTAGAAGAGGGAAGACTAAAAGAACGCAACAGGATTTCTGAAGAATTACACGACGGTGTTTTGGGTAAGATTTTTGGTACACGCATGGGCTTAGGTTTTCTGGATATTCAAGGCGATGCTGAAGCTAAAAAGAAACAACAAAATTATATTGACGAATTACAAGACATTGAAAAAGAAATTAGAACCATTTCTCATGATTTAAAAAATGAGCTTTTGTTATCAAAGCAAGACTATACACAACTCTTGAAAACATTAATTGAAACTCAAAGTCACATTGGTAAGTTTAGTTATAGCCTAGAGAATAATGCCTCAACTTATCTAAATGAAGCGACAGACGGCATTAAAATCAATTTCTATCGCATCGTTCAAGAAGCACTTTTAAATATTACCAAACATGCGAATGCGCAGTCTGTAAAAATTAGTTTTAATTTTCAAAATGGCAATATTAGCTGTATAATACATGACGATGGTATCGGATTTAAAAGTGAAAAAGCAACTAAAGGCATTGGTTTATCCAATATAGCTTCAAGGGTAGAAACACTACATGGAAAATACTCTATAAAATCAAATCGTGATATCGGCACAAAATTAACTATATTAATACCTTTTAAGACGAAAACAGATGACAACCATTAA
- a CDS encoding LytTR family DNA-binding domain-containing protein, whose product MNSYYIIDNSDKLFSSINNVLEDFPVFSSIGRSSCSNEAMNTILKRKPDLVFLNLDNVLDNAFHFVNELKNYAEILPDFVAISATKENAYEALKHDFLDYLTLPLAELDLRKLALKFKKKRTTTLNRTLCLKSYQDYRYLNTDEIIFLKADNNTTDFYINDGTVISAFKTLKTFEAVMPKNFFRIHKSYIVNQNYVCRINYSKSKCTVDQTPHKIPFTKTYIDNIDFIKNSLSDLFIASSN is encoded by the coding sequence TTGAATAGTTATTATATCATTGATAATTCTGATAAATTATTTAGTAGTATAAATAATGTATTAGAAGATTTTCCAGTATTTAGCTCTATTGGTCGTTCTTCGTGCAGTAATGAAGCCATGAATACTATTTTAAAAAGAAAGCCAGATTTGGTTTTTCTAAACCTAGATAACGTTTTAGACAATGCTTTTCATTTTGTTAATGAGCTTAAAAATTATGCCGAAATTCTTCCCGATTTTGTTGCCATATCGGCAACTAAAGAAAACGCTTATGAAGCTTTAAAGCATGATTTTTTAGATTACCTAACCCTGCCTTTAGCAGAATTAGACCTACGAAAACTAGCCTTAAAATTTAAAAAAAAACGTACAACTACGCTTAATAGAACCTTATGTTTAAAATCTTATCAAGATTATAGATACTTAAACACAGATGAAATCATCTTTCTTAAAGCAGATAATAACACCACAGATTTTTATATAAATGATGGCACCGTTATAAGCGCCTTTAAAACCCTAAAAACTTTTGAAGCTGTGATGCCAAAAAATTTTTTTAGAATTCATAAAAGTTATATTGTCAATCAAAATTACGTGTGTCGCATAAATTATAGTAAATCAAAATGTACTGTAGACCAAACGCCTCACAAAATTCCCTTTACAAAAACGTATATTGATAATATTGACTTTATTAAAAATAGCTTATCAGATCTATTTATAGCCAGTTCAAATTAA
- a CDS encoding single-stranded DNA-binding protein, with protein MNTLKNKVQLIGNLGQDPEIINLESGKMLAKFSIATNDSYKNASGEKVTDTQWHRIVAFGKTAEIIEKYVTKGKEIAIEGKLTTRSWEDKDGMKRYTTEVVCSELLMLGSK; from the coding sequence ATGAACACGCTTAAAAACAAAGTACAGTTGATTGGTAACCTAGGGCAAGATCCAGAAATCATCAATTTAGAATCAGGTAAAATGCTAGCTAAATTTTCTATTGCTACCAACGATAGTTATAAAAATGCTAGTGGAGAAAAAGTAACCGACACGCAATGGCACAGAATCGTTGCTTTTGGTAAAACAGCTGAAATTATAGAAAAGTATGTAACCAAAGGAAAAGAGATTGCTATAGAAGGTAAATTAACGACACGCTCATGGGAAGATAAAGATGGTATGAAGCGTTACACAACAGAAGTGGTTTGTAGTGAACTATTAAT